From Mytilus edulis chromosome 9, xbMytEdul2.2, whole genome shotgun sequence, the proteins below share one genomic window:
- the LOC139488787 gene encoding crossover junction endonuclease EME1-like isoform X1 codes for MSINISDEDVAQVSMLCPDADEDYIRHNLSITGDVNTTINSILDGNVNRLQNTDFDSDEELPQLSLKPCKQPKNIALVLDSNEPGLVSSIYQGKDCSKQARKIPYSKNDFLSDSSDNDVEMVETLSLKERLLGKQSTFTYKEFTGNLIGTSIKCDQHDQQKENLKNMHSKNVIEIIECCDMDDEISNANFGNNSDQDYSQTSSTSNTIECVNKNKSLDLNLHVPGLEKSDKPIKRKRTTEEIEDRKRQAQLKKEFAEQKKLEREKAQLEKKKNVQIRKIQGERKKQMGAWNQSLEFMKIVLDPHIINDCGLGAAIFKVGEELKVPCVTEEQGFPFTISWKRMVTEWIENGTQVETVKREVTEDEALIILPVSDFVQMVENSKQGGGDGKTTLRQYIQIVRERQPRISITPTVIGLEKYFRDLKTIKQRQHREAVLATGESSQTKKKKNNINTIVTRIDVEEACAEVQLQTGCVVQMLETTEELTDLIKTYTKAVAEKPAKKDRLNSIFSFHEDGSTGVKVDKSGQGLLKVWKQQLLQFKNVSPDMAEAIIAEYPSPQLLMKAYSMCSSQEEGVKVLDNIVVRRGAGVLETSRRIGKEMSRRFYLFFTNIDPSCAIK; via the exons GTAAACAGACTCCAGAACACTGATTTTGATTCTGATGAGGAGCTTCCACAATTATCATTGAAACCATGTAAACAGCCTAAAAACATTGCTCTTGTCCTTGATTCTAATGAACCAGGTTTAGTGTCATCCATTTACCAGGGAAAAGATTGTAGTAAACAAGccaggaaaattccatacagtaAAAATGACTTTCTGTCAGATAGTTCTGACAATGATGTTGAAATGGTTGAGACTTTGTCATTGAAAGAACGCTTGCTTGGGAAGCAATCAACATTTACTTATAAAGAATTTACTGGTAATTTAATTGGCACAAGTATAAAATGTGATCAGCATGATCagcaaaaagaaaatttaaaaaatatgcattcaaaaaatgtaattgaaattaTTGAATGTTGTGATATGGATGATGAAATAAGCAACGCAAATTTTGGCAATAACAGTGATCAGGACTATAGTCAAACCTCTagtacttcaaatacaattgaatgtgttaacaaaaacaaatctttaGACCTAAATCTACATGTACCTGGGTTAGAGAAATCTGACAAACCAATCAAGCGAAAAAGAACTACAGAAGAAATTGAGGACAGAAAGAGGCAAGCTCAG TTGAAAAAAGAATTTGCTGAACAGAAGAAATTAGAAAGGGAGAAAGCCCAGCtggaaaagaaaaagaatgttcaaattagaaaaatacaaggagaaagaaaaaaacaaatgggGGCTTGGAATCAATCATTAGAG tttatgaaaattgttttagaTCCACACATTATAAATGATTGTGGATTAGGAGCAGCCATCTTTAAAGTGGGAGAAGAATTAAAGGTACCTTGTGTTACAGAGGAACAGGGATTTCCATTTACTATATCATGGAAGAGAATGGTAACAGAATGGATAGAAAATGGTACTCAG GTGGAAACTGTGAAAAGAGAAGTAACAGAAGATGAAGCATTAATCATTTTACCTGTTTCAGACTTTGTTCAAATggtagaaaattcaaaacag GGTGGAGGTGATGGAAAGACAACTTTACGACAGTATATACAGATTGTACGAGAGAGGCAACCAAGAATCTCCATCACACCTACTGTCATTGGTTTGGAAAAATATTTCCG agATTTGAAGACCATTAAGCAAAGACAACATAGAGAAGCTGTTCTAGCCACTGGAGAAAGTTCACAaacaaagaagaagaaaaacaatatcAATACTATTGTAACACGTATTGATGTCGAAGAG GCCTGTGCTGAGGTCCAGCTTCAGACAGGTTGTGTGGTACAGATGTTGGAGACTACAGAAGAATTAACAGACCTTATCAAGACTTATACTAAAGCTGTAGCAGAAAAACCTGCAAA GAAAGATAGACTTAACTCCATATTTTCCTTTCACGAAGATGGCTCCACTGGTGTCAAGGTAGATAAATCTGGTCAAGGTTTACTGAAGGTCTGGAAACAGCAGCTTCTGCAATTCAAAAATGTTAGTCCTGATATGGCAGAGGCTATTATTGCTGAATACCCATCTCCACAATTGCTTATGAAG GCTTACTCTATGTGTTCTTCACAAGAAGAGGGAGTTAAAGTCTTAGATAATATTGTG GTGAGAAGAGGAGCAGGAGTACTGGAAACCAGTAGACGTATTGGAAAGGAGATGTCTAgaagattttatttgtttttcacaaATATCGATCCAAGCTGTGCCATcaaataa
- the LOC139488787 gene encoding crossover junction endonuclease EME1-like isoform X2, whose product MSINISDEDVAQVSMLCPDADEDYIRHNLSITGDVNTTINSILDGNVNRLQNTDFDSDEELPQLSLKPCKQPKNIALVLDSNEPGLVSSIYQGKDCSKQARKIPYSKNDFLSDSSDNDVEMVETLSLKERLLGKQSTFTYKEFTGNLIGTSIKCDQHDQQKENLKNMHSKNVIEIIECCDMDDEISNANFGNNSDQDYSQTSSTSNTIECVNKNKSLDLNLHVPGLEKSDKPIKRKRTTEEIEDRKRQAQLKKEFAEQKKLEREKAQLEKKKNVQIRKIQGERKKQMGAWNQSLEFMKIVLDPHIINDCGLGAAIFKVGEELKVPCVTEEQGFPFTISWKRMVTEWIENGTQVETVKREVTEDEALIILPVSDFVQMVENSKQVGGDGKTTLRQYIQIVRERQPRISITPTVIGLEKYFRDLKTIKQRQHREAVLATGESSQTKKKKNNINTIVTRIDVEEACAEVQLQTGCVVQMLETTEELTDLIKTYTKAVAEKPAKKDRLNSIFSFHEDGSTGVKVDKSGQGLLKVWKQQLLQFKNVSPDMAEAIIAEYPSPQLLMKAYSMCSSQEEGVKVLDNIVVRRGAGVLETSRRIGKEMSRRFYLFFTNIDPSCAIK is encoded by the exons GTAAACAGACTCCAGAACACTGATTTTGATTCTGATGAGGAGCTTCCACAATTATCATTGAAACCATGTAAACAGCCTAAAAACATTGCTCTTGTCCTTGATTCTAATGAACCAGGTTTAGTGTCATCCATTTACCAGGGAAAAGATTGTAGTAAACAAGccaggaaaattccatacagtaAAAATGACTTTCTGTCAGATAGTTCTGACAATGATGTTGAAATGGTTGAGACTTTGTCATTGAAAGAACGCTTGCTTGGGAAGCAATCAACATTTACTTATAAAGAATTTACTGGTAATTTAATTGGCACAAGTATAAAATGTGATCAGCATGATCagcaaaaagaaaatttaaaaaatatgcattcaaaaaatgtaattgaaattaTTGAATGTTGTGATATGGATGATGAAATAAGCAACGCAAATTTTGGCAATAACAGTGATCAGGACTATAGTCAAACCTCTagtacttcaaatacaattgaatgtgttaacaaaaacaaatctttaGACCTAAATCTACATGTACCTGGGTTAGAGAAATCTGACAAACCAATCAAGCGAAAAAGAACTACAGAAGAAATTGAGGACAGAAAGAGGCAAGCTCAG TTGAAAAAAGAATTTGCTGAACAGAAGAAATTAGAAAGGGAGAAAGCCCAGCtggaaaagaaaaagaatgttcaaattagaaaaatacaaggagaaagaaaaaaacaaatgggGGCTTGGAATCAATCATTAGAG tttatgaaaattgttttagaTCCACACATTATAAATGATTGTGGATTAGGAGCAGCCATCTTTAAAGTGGGAGAAGAATTAAAGGTACCTTGTGTTACAGAGGAACAGGGATTTCCATTTACTATATCATGGAAGAGAATGGTAACAGAATGGATAGAAAATGGTACTCAG GTGGAAACTGTGAAAAGAGAAGTAACAGAAGATGAAGCATTAATCATTTTACCTGTTTCAGACTTTGTTCAAATggtagaaaattcaaaacaggtA GGAGGTGATGGAAAGACAACTTTACGACAGTATATACAGATTGTACGAGAGAGGCAACCAAGAATCTCCATCACACCTACTGTCATTGGTTTGGAAAAATATTTCCG agATTTGAAGACCATTAAGCAAAGACAACATAGAGAAGCTGTTCTAGCCACTGGAGAAAGTTCACAaacaaagaagaagaaaaacaatatcAATACTATTGTAACACGTATTGATGTCGAAGAG GCCTGTGCTGAGGTCCAGCTTCAGACAGGTTGTGTGGTACAGATGTTGGAGACTACAGAAGAATTAACAGACCTTATCAAGACTTATACTAAAGCTGTAGCAGAAAAACCTGCAAA GAAAGATAGACTTAACTCCATATTTTCCTTTCACGAAGATGGCTCCACTGGTGTCAAGGTAGATAAATCTGGTCAAGGTTTACTGAAGGTCTGGAAACAGCAGCTTCTGCAATTCAAAAATGTTAGTCCTGATATGGCAGAGGCTATTATTGCTGAATACCCATCTCCACAATTGCTTATGAAG GCTTACTCTATGTGTTCTTCACAAGAAGAGGGAGTTAAAGTCTTAGATAATATTGTG GTGAGAAGAGGAGCAGGAGTACTGGAAACCAGTAGACGTATTGGAAAGGAGATGTCTAgaagattttatttgtttttcacaaATATCGATCCAAGCTGTGCCATcaaataa